Proteins from a genomic interval of Streptomyces sp. Tu6071:
- a CDS encoding minor capsid protein has product MSAPPIGYTTTLLVGLAELLAGEGVGVYDPAAVIPPDSTGIFRGAMPPDPDRAVALTAYPVEDGGGLDAITGVQARMRAGRDPGAVDDLADAVFAALHMREHFPLGPVHVALAWRQSQAWIGLDSRQRMELTANYYLRTVRPGPHQHE; this is encoded by the coding sequence GTGAGCGCCCCGCCGATCGGCTACACCACCACGCTCCTCGTCGGCCTGGCCGAGCTGCTCGCCGGGGAGGGCGTCGGCGTCTACGACCCGGCCGCCGTCATCCCCCCCGACAGCACGGGGATTTTCCGGGGCGCGATGCCCCCGGACCCGGACCGCGCGGTCGCGCTGACCGCGTACCCGGTCGAGGACGGTGGCGGCCTGGACGCGATCACCGGGGTGCAGGCGCGGATGCGCGCGGGCCGGGACCCGGGCGCGGTCGATGACCTCGCCGACGCCGTCTTCGCCGCGCTGCACATGCGCGAGCACTTCCCCCTCGGCCCCGTCCATGTCGCGCTCGCCTGGCGGCAGTCGCAGGCGTGGATCGGCTTGGACTCGCGGCAGCGCATGGAGCTGACCGCGAACTACTACCTCCGGACCGTACGGCCGGGCCCTCACCAGCACGAATAG
- a CDS encoding phage tail tube protein has translation MSTPVETKVTALARRWRLEVDLGTDTTPDWQPVMGVAELQPSAEPNLEDSSDYDSDGWAGNTKTGQSWELSVTINRKINDLQKTYHPTHEALRMASFAFGSASYVHVRYYDRNGLPEAYEGRALVEWAPSGGETTDLDQVEVTLTGDGPLLLIDNPLADEEEG, from the coding sequence ATGAGCACACCCGTGGAGACCAAGGTCACCGCTCTCGCCCGCCGGTGGCGGCTGGAGGTGGATCTCGGCACGGACACGACGCCGGACTGGCAGCCCGTCATGGGCGTGGCGGAACTCCAGCCCTCCGCCGAACCGAATCTTGAGGACTCCAGCGACTACGACTCGGACGGCTGGGCGGGCAACACCAAGACGGGCCAGAGCTGGGAGCTGTCCGTCACGATCAACCGCAAGATCAACGACCTGCAGAAGACGTACCACCCGACGCACGAGGCGCTGCGCATGGCGAGCTTCGCTTTCGGGTCCGCCTCGTACGTGCACGTCCGCTACTACGACCGCAACGGGCTCCCCGAGGCGTACGAGGGCCGCGCGCTCGTCGAGTGGGCGCCGTCCGGGGGCGAGACCACCGACCTTGACCAGGTCGAGGTGACCCTCACCGGCGACGGTCCGCTGCTCCTCATCGACAACCCGCTCGCCGACGAAGAGGAGGGCTGA
- a CDS encoding DUF7426 family protein, producing MAQVFEALDTFLDDALELPVRGTDGVERTYRIPSPSAEDGLRVEKITRAAARMLQDGTEPDAESLSDDEERDLYRMLLGPVHDELLAATDWARFKHTALTVMFWVTADLDTARTYWASGGDPSQLAPNRAARRQAARGSSESAAASTTRSRGSTSGTRAASPRSGKAKAAPRK from the coding sequence GTGGCACAGGTCTTCGAGGCCCTCGACACCTTCCTTGACGACGCCCTGGAACTGCCCGTGCGCGGCACGGACGGCGTGGAGCGCACGTACCGCATCCCGTCGCCGTCCGCCGAGGACGGGCTCCGCGTCGAGAAGATCACCCGGGCCGCCGCACGGATGCTCCAGGACGGCACCGAGCCCGACGCGGAGAGCCTGTCCGACGACGAGGAGCGGGACCTGTACCGGATGCTCCTCGGCCCGGTGCATGACGAACTGCTCGCCGCGACGGACTGGGCGCGCTTCAAGCACACCGCGCTCACCGTCATGTTCTGGGTGACCGCCGATCTCGACACCGCCCGCACGTACTGGGCCAGCGGTGGCGACCCTTCTCAACTGGCCCCGAACCGGGCGGCACGTCGCCAGGCAGCGCGAGGCTCCTCGGAGTCGGCTGCGGCGAGTACGACCCGGTCACGGGGCTCTACGAGTGGTACGAGGGCGGCGTCACCCCGCAGCGGCAAGGCCAAGGCCGCGCCCCGCAAGTAA
- a CDS encoding P22 phage major capsid protein family protein — protein sequence MANTFLTPDNIARRALATLYETTHMAQLVHRDYEADFAGRQGDTITVRKPAVFTATEFNRTTGIVPQNATESGFPVVLNHLPDVSFTVTTEQLTLEIDDFGERLLDPAMEAMAQKIDRDILSLRSDITQTVGEVAENTGGENYNYPGGAYPWSDSRVLIEAGALLDTKNVPAADRNVVVGPRTKARWMAEKIWRASDQRGSTVGLTEAQFGANASGFTPYMSQNITGPAADPETGEPTTEVDVAFHRTAFALVTRTLEIPPGAQDAAIVPYKGFALRVVYDYDIKFKQTVVSVDCLYGVKTLDPNRAVLIKGADAA from the coding sequence ATGGCCAACACCTTCCTCACCCCCGACAACATCGCACGTCGCGCGCTCGCGACGCTGTACGAGACGACGCACATGGCGCAGCTCGTGCACCGCGACTACGAGGCCGACTTCGCCGGCCGCCAGGGCGACACGATCACCGTGCGGAAGCCCGCGGTGTTCACCGCCACGGAGTTCAACCGCACCACCGGGATCGTGCCGCAGAACGCCACGGAGAGCGGCTTCCCGGTGGTGCTCAACCACCTGCCCGACGTCAGCTTCACGGTTACGACCGAGCAGCTCACCCTGGAGATCGACGACTTCGGCGAGCGGCTCCTCGACCCGGCGATGGAGGCGATGGCACAGAAAATCGACCGCGACATCCTCAGCCTCCGCAGCGATATCACCCAGACCGTGGGCGAGGTCGCCGAGAACACCGGCGGCGAGAACTACAACTACCCCGGGGGGGCGTACCCGTGGTCGGACTCTCGCGTCCTCATCGAGGCGGGCGCGCTCCTCGACACGAAGAACGTCCCGGCCGCTGACCGCAACGTGGTCGTCGGCCCGCGCACGAAGGCGCGGTGGATGGCCGAGAAGATCTGGCGCGCTTCCGACCAGCGGGGCAGCACGGTCGGGCTCACCGAGGCGCAGTTTGGCGCGAACGCAAGCGGCTTCACGCCGTACATGTCGCAGAACATCACGGGCCCTGCGGCCGACCCGGAGACGGGCGAGCCGACCACCGAGGTCGACGTCGCGTTCCACCGCACCGCGTTCGCGCTGGTCACCCGCACCCTGGAGATCCCGCCGGGCGCTCAGGACGCGGCGATCGTGCCGTACAAGGGTTTCGCGCTCCGCGTGGTCTACGACTACGACATCAAGTTCAAGCAGACCGTCGTCTCGGTCGACTGCCTGTACGGCGTGAAGACCCTCGACCCCAACCGTGCCGTCCTCATCAAGGGAGCCGATGCCGCATGA
- a CDS encoding phage tail tape measure protein, protein MALTIGELTGLISLDDRGVAPALRRTENAMRSTGRQMAGDADEAGQHAGQALGDGVTEGADGRLRNARGRFVAAGRRIGSDVGDGAADGAEEGGDRAAGALSGALSRVKGLVIGGAIGVALMAGLSQAMEQGQIAGRLGAQLGTTPAVAQQYGRIAGQLYAKGVTEDFQTAADAISATMRAGIAPPGATNAQLESIATKVADLAQTFELDLGQTANAVGQMIKTGLARNGAEALDALTAGLQKMGPRADDIADTFNEYSTIFRAMGLSASQATGLLSQGMKAGARDTDVVADAIKEFQIRATDGSTTSAAGFKALGLSAKDMTAQIAKGGKGASDGLQTVLDKLRNMKDPVDRNAAAVALFGTKAEDMGKALFELDPSKAVSDLGQVGGAADRMGNTLRDNAGAQLMAFQRGLKQKLVDVLGGEVVPAFMSAYGFIQRHSTVFKVVAGVVASVLVPALVLMGVTATVSGARTAAGWVRSGAAATRSAATQVAAAARTTVAWLGMAARGTAAFARMAVGAVASAARTAAVWAASAARMTATWLVSILRVAATTVAQFVLMAARAVAWAAVMAAQWLIAMGPVGWITAAVIALVVLIIAKWDTIKAATLAAWNWIWAKVQWAANALVQIFLNFTLPGLIIKHWDSIRSGAVAAWNAIVGWLRGVPNMIYQAFLNFTPIGLMIKHWNTIKTNTISRAQALVSWMRGLPGRISGALGNMGSLLVSKGRAVVQGLWNGIKSMGGWLRGQLVSFAKSAIPGPIAKALGIHSPSRVMADTVGRFIPAGIVQGIESGQPALDRTMAGLVSTPRPGAPGASAGGGMSGRSGSASGSAGPVIQIRSDGSRIGDLLVEVLRQSVTVRGGNVQTVLGRG, encoded by the coding sequence GTGGCCTTGACGATCGGCGAGCTGACCGGCTTGATCAGCCTCGACGACCGGGGCGTCGCGCCCGCCCTCCGCCGCACCGAGAACGCGATGCGCTCCACCGGGCGGCAGATGGCGGGCGACGCCGACGAGGCCGGGCAGCACGCGGGGCAGGCCCTCGGCGACGGCGTTACCGAAGGCGCGGACGGGCGGCTCCGCAACGCGCGGGGTCGGTTCGTCGCGGCCGGCCGCCGGATCGGCTCCGATGTCGGCGACGGCGCGGCGGACGGCGCCGAGGAGGGCGGCGACCGCGCGGCCGGGGCACTCTCGGGCGCGCTGTCCCGTGTGAAGGGGCTGGTGATCGGCGGGGCGATCGGGGTCGCGCTGATGGCCGGGCTCTCGCAGGCGATGGAGCAGGGCCAGATCGCCGGGCGGTTGGGCGCGCAGCTCGGTACGACGCCGGCGGTGGCGCAGCAGTACGGGCGGATCGCCGGGCAGCTCTACGCGAAGGGCGTCACCGAGGACTTCCAGACGGCGGCGGACGCGATCAGCGCCACGATGCGCGCGGGGATCGCTCCGCCCGGCGCGACGAACGCGCAGCTCGAATCGATCGCTACGAAGGTCGCCGACCTCGCGCAGACCTTCGAGCTGGACCTTGGGCAGACCGCGAACGCGGTCGGGCAGATGATCAAGACCGGTCTCGCGAGGAACGGGGCCGAGGCCCTCGATGCGCTGACCGCCGGGCTCCAGAAGATGGGCCCGCGCGCGGACGACATCGCCGACACCTTCAACGAGTACAGCACCATCTTCCGGGCGATGGGCTTGTCCGCCTCGCAGGCCACCGGGCTACTCAGCCAGGGCATGAAGGCTGGCGCCCGGGACACCGATGTGGTCGCCGACGCGATCAAGGAATTCCAGATCCGGGCCACGGACGGCTCGACGACGTCGGCTGCCGGGTTCAAGGCGCTCGGCCTGTCCGCGAAGGACATGACGGCCCAGATCGCGAAGGGCGGCAAGGGCGCGTCGGACGGCCTCCAGACCGTCCTCGACAAGCTCCGCAACATGAAGGACCCCGTCGACCGCAACGCGGCGGCGGTCGCCCTCTTCGGGACCAAGGCCGAGGACATGGGCAAGGCCCTTTTCGAGCTGGACCCGTCCAAGGCCGTGTCCGATCTTGGGCAGGTCGGGGGCGCGGCGGACCGGATGGGCAATACCCTGCGGGACAACGCTGGGGCCCAGCTCATGGCGTTCCAGCGGGGGTTGAAGCAGAAGCTCGTCGACGTCCTGGGCGGCGAGGTCGTCCCGGCGTTCATGAGCGCGTACGGCTTCATCCAGCGGCACAGCACGGTCTTCAAGGTAGTCGCCGGCGTGGTCGCGAGCGTGCTCGTGCCGGCGCTCGTGCTCATGGGCGTGACCGCGACGGTGTCCGGCGCGCGTACGGCTGCGGGCTGGGTCCGATCCGGGGCGGCGGCGACGCGGAGTGCGGCAACGCAGGTCGCTGCGGCTGCGCGCACGACGGTGGCGTGGCTGGGCATGGCGGCCCGGGGCACGGCGGCCTTCGCGCGGATGGCAGTCGGCGCGGTCGCGTCGGCCGCCCGTACGGCCGCCGTGTGGGCGGCCTCGGCGGCGCGGATGACGGCGACGTGGCTGGTCTCGATCCTCCGTGTCGCGGCGACGACGGTCGCGCAGTTCGTGCTCATGGCCGCGCGCGCGGTCGCGTGGGCTGCGGTGATGGCCGCTCAGTGGCTGATCGCGATGGGCCCGGTGGGCTGGATCACGGCGGCGGTGATCGCGCTGGTGGTTCTGATCATCGCGAAGTGGGACACGATCAAGGCGGCGACACTCGCGGCGTGGAACTGGATCTGGGCGAAGGTCCAGTGGGCCGCGAACGCGCTGGTGCAGATCTTCCTGAACTTCACGCTTCCGGGCCTGATCATCAAGCACTGGGACTCGATCCGGAGCGGCGCCGTGGCGGCGTGGAACGCGATCGTGGGCTGGCTGCGCGGCGTGCCGAACATGATCTACCAGGCGTTCCTCAACTTCACGCCCATCGGGCTGATGATCAAGCACTGGAACACGATCAAAACGAACACGATCAGCCGCGCGCAGGCGCTCGTGTCGTGGATGCGGGGCCTGCCGGGACGCATCTCCGGGGCACTCGGCAACATGGGCTCGCTCCTCGTCTCGAAGGGGCGCGCGGTCGTCCAGGGGCTCTGGAACGGGATCAAGAGCATGGGCGGGTGGCTTCGCGGCCAGCTCGTCTCCTTCGCGAAGAGCGCGATTCCGGGGCCGATCGCGAAGGCCCTCGGCATCCACAGCCCCTCACGCGTGATGGCCGACACGGTCGGGCGGTTCATCCCGGCCGGGATCGTGCAGGGCATCGAGTCCGGACAGCCCGCGCTCGACCGGACCATGGCCGGGCTCGTCTCCACCCCGCGCCCCGGAGCCCCCGGTGCCAGCGCAGGTGGAGGCATGTCCGGACGGTCCGGATCGGCGTCCGGATCGGCCGGGCCCGTCATCCAGATCCGCAGCGATGGCAGCCGCATCGGGGACCTCTTGGTCGAGGTTCTCCGGCAGTCCGTGACCGTGCGCGGTGGCAACGTGCAGACCGTCCTCGGAAGGGGCTGA
- a CDS encoding LysM peptidoglycan-binding domain-containing protein, protein MITGQDWASYQPSSPSTKGIDFAIIKATEGTSYTNPRMTSQAATARGAGLVVGFYHFLLPGNVQAQAEYFARQAASQEYDMLVCDWESSAHGSPTCAEKDQFLKAVQKLRGSNHRVLLYCNRDFWVNRDTTSFAADGLWIAEYNGRPGKPSIKAPWLIHQYTDSPVDTNVANFGSRAELRAWARKGAGDGGQEHEAAKPPAKPKPAPAAKPSTYRVRAGDTLSGIASKHGTTVSKLAALNGIANPNVIRVGQVLKLTGSPAAKSTTYRVRAGDTLSGIAAAHGTTVAKLAKANGIKNPDVIRVGQTLKIVK, encoded by the coding sequence ATGATCACTGGCCAGGACTGGGCGAGCTATCAGCCCTCCTCGCCCTCCACGAAGGGCATCGACTTCGCCATCATCAAGGCGACCGAGGGCACGTCCTACACCAACCCCCGCATGACCTCGCAGGCCGCCACTGCGCGCGGCGCCGGTCTCGTCGTGGGCTTCTACCACTTCCTACTCCCGGGCAACGTCCAGGCCCAGGCCGAGTACTTCGCCCGGCAGGCGGCGAGCCAGGAGTACGACATGCTCGTCTGCGACTGGGAGTCGAGCGCGCACGGCTCGCCCACCTGCGCGGAGAAGGACCAGTTCCTCAAGGCCGTGCAGAAGCTCCGGGGCTCGAACCACCGCGTGCTCCTGTACTGCAACCGCGACTTCTGGGTGAACAGGGACACCACGTCGTTCGCCGCCGATGGCCTGTGGATCGCCGAGTACAACGGCCGTCCGGGCAAGCCGTCGATCAAGGCGCCGTGGCTCATCCACCAGTACACCGACAGCCCCGTCGACACGAACGTCGCCAACTTCGGCAGCCGCGCCGAGCTGCGCGCGTGGGCCCGCAAGGGCGCTGGCGACGGCGGCCAGGAGCACGAGGCCGCGAAGCCTCCGGCGAAGCCCAAGCCCGCGCCCGCCGCGAAGCCGAGCACGTACCGGGTACGCGCGGGCGACACGCTCTCAGGCATCGCCTCGAAGCACGGCACGACGGTGTCCAAGCTCGCCGCCCTCAACGGCATCGCCAACCCGAACGTGATCCGCGTCGGCCAGGTCCTCAAGCTCACCGGCTCCCCGGCCGCGAAGAGCACCACGTACCGCGTGCGCGCCGGGGACACCCTCTCCGGGATCGCCGCCGCGCATGGCACCACCGTGGCCAAGCTCGCCAAGGCCAACGGCATCAAGAACCCCGACGTGATCCGCGTCGGCCAGACGCTCAAGATCGTGAAGTGA
- a CDS encoding minor capsid protein: MPQGFRLRFNGHAVEGEIRAAAARGLLLAAEHVLAESRTVVPIDEAALSRSGTASVDEGALTAAVSYDTPYAVRQHEELTYRHAPGRTAKYLERPLNAARSEVAALIAAQIQRALR; encoded by the coding sequence ATGCCGCAGGGCTTCCGGCTTCGCTTCAACGGCCACGCTGTCGAAGGCGAGATCCGCGCGGCTGCGGCGCGCGGGCTGCTCCTGGCGGCGGAGCACGTCCTGGCGGAGTCCCGCACGGTGGTGCCCATCGACGAGGCGGCGCTGTCCCGGTCGGGCACTGCGTCCGTGGATGAGGGCGCGCTGACGGCCGCCGTCTCGTACGACACCCCGTACGCGGTGCGCCAGCACGAGGAGCTGACGTACCGGCACGCACCTGGGCGTACGGCGAAGTACCTGGAGCGGCCCCTCAACGCGGCGCGCTCCGAGGTTGCCGCGCTGATCGCCGCGCAGATTCAGCGGGCCCTGCGGTGA
- a CDS encoding right-handed parallel beta-helix repeat-containing protein, giving the protein MADPVIWQPGMDITAGRLAAMAAGEMIVVTQLGADSSGASDSAPGIQAALDQARAQRGGWVLVPPGTYMIGSTLRIYSNTRLTLMAGAEFRRNVADTMIINGDADQNKGGYTGESRITIEGGLWNMRGTTAGLTGDAMCISIGHATDITIRDLEVRDVSGYHAIELNSTSHGLVENCKFRGYVDNSADQSRSFSEAVQLDLAKSVGVFGGFGPYDHTPCEDILVSGCHFGASGTFGTTAWPRGVGSHSATIGRWHRRIRIADNSFEGLLQFAVSAYNYEDTTVSGNTFVGCGSGVRLRTVILTDTEDTKDTAGNQTGASQQMRNLAVVGNSFRGGTGYDNVIVALGETSGTVLNVTIVGNTIDGSGGTESAIRLQRVSRAVVGDNVVANSSGTGISTSYQNNTVISGNVIWGAGAYGITMDNSDNSQIIGNSVRDPQQSGIFVNGPGSDIQIRDNFVDGANQGGATSSVPAAIRLSTTALNACAITANKCRPGGASKPARNGLYIAAGHTGIQRFGNDMRGTWATANGIDDQSTSPQTVATDIQ; this is encoded by the coding sequence ATGGCGGACCCTGTGATCTGGCAGCCCGGCATGGACATCACCGCCGGCCGTCTCGCGGCGATGGCGGCGGGCGAGATGATCGTGGTGACGCAGCTCGGCGCGGACTCGTCCGGTGCGTCGGACTCGGCGCCGGGCATCCAGGCCGCGTTGGACCAGGCGCGCGCGCAACGTGGCGGGTGGGTGCTGGTCCCGCCGGGCACGTACATGATCGGCTCGACGCTGCGGATCTACTCGAACACCCGGCTGACCCTCATGGCGGGCGCGGAGTTCCGCCGGAACGTCGCCGACACGATGATCATCAACGGGGACGCCGACCAGAACAAGGGCGGCTACACCGGCGAGAGCCGCATCACGATCGAGGGCGGCCTGTGGAATATGAGGGGCACGACGGCGGGCTTGACCGGCGACGCCATGTGCATCTCGATCGGGCACGCCACGGACATCACGATCCGCGACCTGGAGGTGCGGGACGTCAGCGGGTACCACGCGATCGAGCTGAACTCGACCTCGCACGGCCTCGTCGAAAACTGCAAGTTCCGCGGCTACGTCGACAACTCGGCGGACCAGAGCCGGAGCTTCTCGGAGGCCGTGCAGCTCGACCTCGCGAAGTCGGTGGGGGTCTTCGGTGGCTTCGGCCCGTACGACCACACGCCTTGTGAGGACATCTTGGTCTCGGGCTGTCACTTCGGCGCGAGCGGTACGTTCGGCACGACGGCCTGGCCGCGCGGAGTGGGCTCGCACTCGGCGACGATCGGGCGGTGGCACCGTCGTATCCGCATCGCCGACAACTCCTTCGAGGGCCTCCTCCAGTTCGCGGTGAGCGCCTACAACTACGAGGACACCACCGTCTCGGGCAACACGTTCGTGGGCTGCGGCTCCGGGGTCAGGCTCCGTACGGTGATCTTGACGGACACCGAGGACACTAAGGACACTGCGGGCAACCAGACCGGCGCCTCGCAGCAGATGCGGAACCTCGCTGTCGTCGGCAACTCGTTCCGGGGCGGCACCGGGTACGACAACGTGATCGTGGCGCTCGGCGAGACGTCGGGCACCGTGCTCAACGTGACGATCGTCGGCAACACGATCGACGGTTCGGGCGGCACGGAATCCGCGATCCGCCTCCAGCGGGTGTCGCGCGCGGTCGTCGGCGACAACGTCGTGGCGAACAGTTCGGGGACCGGGATCAGTACGTCGTACCAGAACAACACCGTGATCAGCGGCAACGTGATCTGGGGCGCGGGCGCGTACGGGATCACGATGGACAACTCGGACAACTCGCAGATCATCGGGAACTCGGTGCGGGACCCGCAGCAGTCGGGGATCTTCGTGAACGGTCCCGGCAGCGACATTCAGATCAGGGACAACTTCGTGGACGGGGCCAACCAGGGCGGCGCCACCTCCTCGGTCCCGGCAGCGATCCGGCTGTCCACGACGGCCCTCAACGCCTGTGCGATCACGGCGAACAAGTGCAGGCCCGGAGGCGCGTCGAAGCCTGCGAGGAACGGCCTGTACATCGCGGCGGGGCACACGGGCATCCAGCGGTTCGGGAACGACATGCGCGGGACGTGGGCCACGGCCAACGGGATCGACGATCAGTCGACGTCGCCGCAGACGGTCGCCACGGACATCCAGTAG
- a CDS encoding phage portal protein: MPLPTGNVPWPPPQLSPALTLMDTWDTWWSGDVDRLEQLYGGGTGAGPDPRRHQFSGGVIGRIARWWWGTPTSPGERRTKLHVPLAGDICAGSADLLFSEPPTFTVDDVTTQTRLDELTDEGMLATLQTGAEIGSALGGVYLRPVYDKALADHAWTDIVHADRAVPQFTWERLSAVTFWSVVREEDGQVWRHLERHEPGFVQHGLYQGTRSKLGRAVPLEDAPATEGFATLVGEFGEIETGYEGLDVSHVPNQTTRRWRKDEYLKDFGRSDLDGVEPLMDQLDETYSSWMRDIRLGKGRIITPEAYLTPGGPGQGARWDPDREAYAGLNMLARGDAGPQLTIAQFAIRVQEHRETAEDLVNQILRSAGYSGQTFGIGGDVAVTATEVVSKERRSMTTRGRKVLRWRPALAHHVEALLAVDRYVFGGASQPQRPTVEFADSVQESPLSLATTAETLRRAQAASTETLVRMTRPELDKDEVATEVARIHLEQGMSVPDPMQAGDLP; this comes from the coding sequence ATGCCGCTGCCCACGGGTAACGTTCCCTGGCCCCCGCCCCAGCTCTCGCCCGCCCTCACCCTCATGGACACCTGGGACACCTGGTGGTCCGGCGACGTCGACCGCCTGGAGCAGCTCTACGGCGGCGGCACCGGTGCCGGCCCCGACCCACGCCGCCACCAGTTCTCCGGCGGGGTGATCGGCCGTATCGCCCGCTGGTGGTGGGGCACCCCCACCTCGCCAGGCGAGCGCCGTACGAAGCTCCACGTCCCGCTCGCCGGGGACATCTGCGCGGGAAGCGCGGACCTGCTCTTCTCCGAGCCGCCCACCTTCACCGTGGACGACGTCACCACACAGACCCGGCTCGACGAGCTGACCGACGAGGGAATGCTCGCCACCCTCCAGACCGGCGCCGAGATCGGCAGCGCCCTCGGCGGCGTCTACCTGCGCCCCGTCTACGACAAGGCCCTTGCGGACCACGCCTGGACCGACATCGTGCACGCCGACCGCGCCGTGCCCCAGTTCACCTGGGAGCGCCTATCCGCCGTGACCTTCTGGAGCGTCGTACGCGAGGAAGACGGACAGGTCTGGCGCCACCTGGAACGCCACGAGCCCGGCTTCGTCCAGCACGGCCTCTACCAGGGCACGCGCTCGAAGCTCGGACGGGCGGTGCCTCTGGAGGACGCCCCGGCGACCGAGGGTTTCGCCACGCTGGTGGGCGAGTTCGGGGAGATCGAAACCGGCTACGAGGGCCTCGACGTCTCGCACGTCCCCAACCAGACGACGCGCCGCTGGAGGAAGGACGAGTACCTCAAGGACTTCGGGCGCAGCGACCTCGATGGCGTCGAGCCGCTCATGGACCAGCTCGACGAAACCTACAGCTCCTGGATGCGGGACATCCGCCTCGGCAAGGGACGGATCATCACCCCCGAGGCGTACCTCACCCCCGGCGGACCGGGACAGGGAGCACGCTGGGACCCGGACCGAGAGGCGTACGCGGGCCTGAACATGCTGGCGCGCGGCGACGCGGGACCGCAGCTCACCATCGCCCAGTTCGCCATCCGCGTCCAAGAGCACCGCGAGACCGCCGAGGACCTGGTGAACCAGATCCTCCGCAGCGCCGGGTACTCCGGCCAGACCTTCGGCATCGGTGGAGACGTCGCGGTCACCGCGACCGAGGTCGTCTCCAAGGAGCGCCGAAGCATGACGACCCGGGGCCGCAAGGTCTTGCGTTGGCGGCCCGCGCTCGCGCACCACGTCGAGGCGCTCCTCGCGGTTGACCGGTACGTCTTCGGCGGCGCCAGTCAACCGCAGCGCCCCACCGTCGAGTTCGCCGACAGCGTGCAGGAGAGCCCGCTCAGCCTGGCCACCACCGCCGAGACCCTCCGCCGCGCACAGGCCGCGAGCACGGAGACCCTCGTCCGGATGACCCGGCCCGAGCTGGACAAGGACGAGGTCGCCACCGAGGTCGCCCGCATCCACCTGGAACAGGGCATGAGCGTCCCCGATCCCATGCAGGCCGGGGACCTTCCGTAG
- a CDS encoding phage minor capsid protein, with protein MPVSPALAEDLAAAVADLYEAAEGTMLDRIRTALAEGIGSPVWVELKLAALGDLQAAIQTVIDALALDASGAIHEAVAEAYDRGQQAAVAELGAVAAGQAAVAADVLPTAPAVDRLAAALVADTGPVHQRVLRVAMDTYRDVITRASAAPLLGAQTRRQAAQSALDAVADRGVTGFIDSRGRGWDMRAYVEMATRSVVGRAAVEAHTDRLAAAGVDLVVVSRAPEECPLCKRWEGKVLARAGAPGARTVRVEHATEDGRAVSVAVAGSLPEARAAGLLHPNCRHSVSAYLPGVSRVPESVPARASYAESQQQRYLERQVRRWKRRAAAALDDGARTAASARGRAYQARIRELVSDTGLPRKSHREQLTTAR; from the coding sequence GTGCCGGTATCGCCCGCGCTCGCTGAGGACCTCGCCGCCGCCGTCGCCGACCTGTACGAGGCCGCCGAGGGCACGATGCTCGACCGCATCCGTACGGCTCTCGCGGAGGGCATCGGCTCCCCGGTCTGGGTCGAGCTGAAGTTGGCCGCGCTCGGTGACCTCCAGGCCGCGATCCAGACCGTCATCGACGCGCTCGCCCTGGACGCGTCCGGCGCGATCCACGAGGCCGTCGCCGAGGCGTACGACCGCGGGCAGCAGGCAGCCGTCGCCGAGCTGGGCGCGGTCGCGGCCGGTCAGGCGGCGGTGGCCGCCGACGTGCTGCCGACCGCGCCGGCCGTGGACCGGCTCGCGGCGGCGCTCGTGGCCGACACCGGGCCCGTGCACCAGCGGGTGCTGCGGGTCGCGATGGACACGTACCGGGACGTCATCACCCGAGCGTCAGCGGCGCCGCTGCTCGGCGCGCAGACGCGGCGCCAGGCCGCGCAGTCCGCGCTCGACGCGGTCGCGGACCGGGGCGTAACCGGCTTCATCGACTCGCGGGGCCGCGGCTGGGACATGCGCGCGTACGTGGAGATGGCGACGCGGTCGGTGGTCGGGCGGGCGGCGGTGGAGGCGCACACGGATCGGCTCGCGGCTGCGGGCGTGGATCTGGTGGTGGTGTCGCGGGCGCCGGAGGAGTGCCCGTTGTGCAAGCGCTGGGAGGGGAAGGTGCTGGCGCGGGCGGGGGCGCCGGGTGCGCGGACGGTGAGGGTGGAGCACGCGACGGAGGACGGCCGGGCGGTCTCGGTGGCGGTGGCGGGTTCGTTGCCGGAGGCGCGGGCGGCGGGGCTGCTTCATCCGAACTGTCGGCACTCCGTCTCGGCGTACCTCCCGGGTGTCTCGCGGGTGCCGGAGTCGGTGCCCGCGCGGGCTTCGTACGCGGAGTCGCAGCAGCAGCGGTATCTGGAGCGGCAGGTGCGGCGGTGGAAGCGGCGCGCGGCGGCGGCGCTCGACGACGGGGCCCGTACGGCGGCGAGCGCACGGGGGCGGGCGTATCAGGCCCGTATCCGGGAGCTGGTCTCGGATACGGGCCTGCCGCGTAAGAGCCACCGCGAACAGCTCACGACGGCGCGCTGA